A section of the Festucalex cinctus isolate MCC-2025b chromosome 7, RoL_Fcin_1.0, whole genome shotgun sequence genome encodes:
- the LOC144022267 gene encoding transcription factor HES-7.1-like, whose amino-acid sequence MKKPQHCQHENTDRKSLKPLVERQRRERINRSLENLKTLLLAPQVVGGRRLEKAEILERTVFFLQQYANKDQKKETLHSYQHGFSSCLQRAAHFLRSEGEGVAIAESSSSSSSSLWPSGSPLALGGPSGSVIRKATTPQKRPSTAVTMWRPWS is encoded by the exons ATGAAGAAACCTCAGCATTGCCAGCACGAAAACACAGACAGGAAG AGTTTAAAACCTCTGGTGGAAAGACAGCGGCGAGAAAGAATAAACCGAAGCTTGGAGAATCTCAAAACTCTTTTGCTTGCAccacaa GTAGTTGGTGGGCGCAGGTTGGAGAAAGCAGAGATCCTGGAGCGTACAGTCTTCTTCCTACAGCAATATGCCAACAAAGACCAAAAGAAGGAGACGCTGCACTCCTATCAACATGGCTTCTCCTCCTGCCTGCAGAGGGCCGCCCACTTCTTGCGATCTGAGGGCGAGGGTGTGGCCATCGCTGAGTCCTCatcctcttcttcatcttctttgtGGCCCTCCGGCTCCCCCCTGGCCCTTGGGGGTCCCTCGGGGAGCGTTATTCGCAAGGCGACAACGCCCCAAAAGAGACCCAGCACGGCGGTGACGATGTGGAGACCCTGGTCCTGA
- the rpp25l gene encoding ribonuclease P protein subunit p25-like protein, translating into MENYSKVRSMEQPSVCPFSLVPDTPEVRVKEGSKIRNLLRYALSRMEAQPRADEDGEGGGGEVDAVPAGPPGRPLCRQLVFTASGKGVSKAITCAEVVKRRVRGLHQLTSLASATLTDVWEPLEAAVGLDTLTVSRKLPVIWILLSKDPLDNSLPGYQAPGRCDNLWTRDGKVETEAYKRKRGGGGGGGGAGRGRGGGRNTGRFRDLKAPR; encoded by the coding sequence ATGGAAAACTACAGTAAGGTTCGCAGCATGGAGCAGCCGTCCGTGTGTCCGTTCAGCCTCGTACCCGACACGCCGGAAGTGCGCGTCAAAGAAGGTAGCAAGATCCGCAACCTGCTCCGCTACGCCCTGAGCCGAATGGAGGCCCAGCCCCGGGCGGACGAAGATGGAGAAGGAGGTGGCGGCGAGGTCGACGCGGTTCCGGCGGGCCCTCCCGGCCGCCCCCTCTGCCGCCAGCTGGTGTTCACGGCGAGCGGCAAGGGCGTGTCGAAAGCCATCACGTGCGCCGAGGTGGTCAAGCGACGGGTCCGAGGCCTGCATCAGCTGACCTCGCTGGCCAGCGCCACGCTGACGGACGTGTGGGAGCCCCTGGAGGCGGCCGTCGGCCTGGACACCCTCACTGTCAGCAGGAAGCTGCCCGTCATCTGGATTCTACTCTCCAAGGACCCTCTGGACAACAGCCTGCCTGGGTACCAGGCACCCGGACGCTGCGATAACCTGTGGACTCGTGATGGGAAGGTGGAGACGGAGGCGTACAAGAGGAAgaggggcgggggcgggggcggAGGCGGGGCCGGCAGAGGAAGGGGCGGCGGACGCAACACGGGACGTTTTCGGGACTTGAAAGCACccagatga